In the Paenibacillus sp. FSL H7-0357 genome, one interval contains:
- a CDS encoding glycosyltransferase family 4 protein, with the protein MLIIYIAGFIVCMGLALLLTPLVKKFAIKIGATDVPNARKVHTKIMPRLGGLGIFLAFVLGLLAVLPIIPYDFTPREVSFIKALLCGGGMIVLIGGLDDRFELSAKVKLLGQIAAACIVVFGFGITVDFVNIPFHNTYSSLESWIAIPLTIFWIVGVTNAVNLIDGLDGLAAGVSGIAIATIAVMAFLMGNTMVALLCLLLLGSIIGFLFFNFHPAKIFMGDTGSLFLGFCLALLALLGFKQIAVVSFITPLLIIGVPLSDTFFAIVRRKLQKKPIFAPDKGHLHHCLRELGFSHRQTVLIIYGIATFFGVLAVIQTSASLYEANWVTFVVICVMLFFLQIGAEITGVISKTKRPVIDFFLRMRMKVSQERGSKL; encoded by the coding sequence ATGTTAATCATATACATCGCCGGATTTATTGTGTGCATGGGACTCGCCTTACTCTTGACGCCGCTGGTGAAGAAATTCGCTATTAAGATTGGCGCTACAGATGTGCCGAATGCCCGTAAAGTGCATACGAAGATTATGCCCCGCCTTGGCGGACTTGGTATTTTTCTGGCGTTTGTGTTGGGCCTGCTTGCCGTATTGCCAATTATTCCTTATGACTTCACTCCGCGGGAGGTAAGCTTCATCAAAGCGCTGCTGTGTGGCGGCGGAATGATTGTTCTGATCGGCGGTTTGGATGACCGGTTTGAACTTTCGGCAAAGGTGAAGCTGCTGGGCCAGATTGCGGCTGCCTGCATAGTAGTCTTCGGTTTTGGTATTACTGTTGATTTCGTAAATATTCCTTTTCATAATACGTATTCTTCGCTGGAAAGCTGGATTGCTATTCCACTGACTATTTTCTGGATTGTGGGTGTCACGAATGCCGTTAACTTGATTGACGGGTTGGACGGGCTTGCTGCCGGGGTATCTGGTATCGCAATTGCCACCATTGCAGTGATGGCCTTCTTGATGGGAAATACAATGGTTGCACTTCTGTGCCTGCTGCTGCTGGGCAGCATCATAGGATTTCTGTTCTTTAATTTTCACCCCGCCAAAATTTTTATGGGTGATACAGGTTCACTGTTTTTAGGTTTTTGCTTGGCTCTGCTTGCACTTCTTGGGTTTAAGCAAATTGCCGTCGTTTCTTTTATTACACCGCTCCTCATTATAGGGGTGCCTTTGTCTGATACATTCTTTGCTATCGTACGCCGCAAGCTGCAGAAGAAACCAATATTCGCACCGGATAAAGGCCACCTGCATCATTGCCTGCGCGAACTGGGGTTCAGCCACCGTCAAACGGTACTGATCATTTATGGAATTGCTACATTTTTCGGTGTATTGGCTGTTATCCAGACCTCTGCCTCACTTTACGAAGCAAACTGGGTTACTTTTGTAGTCATTTGCGTAATGCTGTTCTTCCTGCAAATTGGTGCGGAGATTACCGGTGTCATCAGTAAGACCAAACGTCCTGTGATTGACTTCTTCCTGAGAATGCGAATGAAAGTTAGTCAGGAACGAGGCTCGAAGCTGTAG
- the csaB gene encoding polysaccharide pyruvyl transferase CsaB translates to MVAAAQKIILSGYYGFRNSGDEAVLQSILDALQKHSQAAGIPVEPVVLSIDPEWTTATYGVKAVHRMKLGEVRQAIFESAGLISGGGSLLQDVTGSKSIPYYLGIIKLAQWMRKPTYIYAQGIGPVNRKLFHPLIKSVFRKCSYVSVRDEQSRQLLQTMGLDRELVEVVPDPVMGLSLPEGFQPLEEITRDTALKTVGISVRYWEQSRKELDAIAQGLLKACGQVPLHLRFLPFHHSSDNEASRYVMQKLEEGIARQGGRISICEDALHPRQMLREVGECDMLIGMRLHSLIYAAGRRVPLMGISYDPKIDHFLERIDCRPIGSTTSLDGGEVAAEVLHLLEAGDDWKRKREPLIAALVEEAEAPARQIVEYFHRKG, encoded by the coding sequence ATGGTCGCCGCTGCTCAAAAAATAATCCTCTCCGGCTATTATGGTTTCCGCAACAGCGGGGATGAGGCAGTGCTGCAGTCTATTCTAGATGCGCTGCAGAAGCATTCACAAGCTGCCGGCATACCGGTTGAACCTGTTGTATTATCCATTGATCCGGAGTGGACAACGGCTACTTATGGTGTGAAAGCTGTCCACCGGATGAAGCTGGGTGAGGTACGCCAGGCCATTTTCGAGAGTGCAGGTCTCATCAGCGGCGGCGGAAGCCTGCTGCAGGATGTGACGGGCAGCAAGAGTATTCCTTATTACCTGGGGATTATAAAGCTGGCTCAATGGATGAGAAAGCCGACATATATTTATGCCCAGGGCATTGGTCCGGTAAACCGGAAGCTGTTCCATCCGTTGATCAAATCCGTTTTCCGCAAATGCAGCTATGTGTCTGTGCGGGATGAGCAATCTCGCCAGTTGCTGCAGACTATGGGTCTTGACCGGGAACTTGTTGAGGTTGTTCCTGATCCTGTGATGGGACTCTCTCTTCCCGAGGGTTTCCAACCCTTAGAGGAGATTACCCGCGATACTGCATTGAAGACCGTCGGGATATCGGTGCGTTACTGGGAGCAGTCCCGTAAGGAATTGGATGCCATTGCGCAAGGCCTGCTAAAAGCCTGTGGGCAAGTTCCGCTGCATCTGCGCTTCCTGCCTTTCCATCATTCCTCAGATAATGAGGCTTCCCGTTATGTGATGCAGAAACTGGAGGAAGGTATTGCGCGTCAGGGCGGCAGGATCAGCATCTGTGAAGATGCGCTCCATCCCCGGCAGATGTTGCGCGAGGTAGGAGAATGCGATATGCTGATCGGGATGCGGCTGCACAGTCTCATCTATGCTGCCGGAAGGCGTGTGCCGCTGATGGGGATCTCCTATGATCCTAAGATCGATCACTTTCTTGAGCGGATCGACTGTCGGCCCATCGGTTCTACGACTTCGCTGGACGGCGGAGAAGTTGCCGCTGAAGTCCTTCATCTTCTGGAAGCAGGAGATGATTGGAAACGTAAGCGCGAGCCGCTAATTGCTGCTTTAGTAGAAGAAGCCGAGGCTCCTGCCCGGCAAATTGTTGAATATTTCCACCGCAAAGGATGA
- a CDS encoding WecB/TagA/CpsF family glycosyltransferase, with protein sequence MIVKAESPVPTVPIFGIRVSKIDMKATVAYLTEAVRNREPHQVITANPIMVMTALENPAYMEIMKSAELVVPDGTGVVWAAEYCREPVAERVAGFDLLHELLRQGERYTWKVYLLGSTPEVIHETSSRLQTQYPGIVISGYHDGFFGPDDDEKIISGILEAQPDLLFVARGADSQEPWIAKYKSRLNIPVMMGVGGSFDVISGKTKRAPIAFQKLRAEWLYRLLKEPTRYKRMLALPKFAVKVMREKDKVTKAQ encoded by the coding sequence TTGATAGTGAAAGCAGAAAGTCCGGTACCTACAGTTCCAATTTTTGGCATCAGGGTGTCTAAAATCGATATGAAAGCCACAGTCGCTTATTTGACAGAAGCTGTCCGCAACCGTGAACCGCATCAGGTAATTACTGCTAATCCGATCATGGTTATGACCGCGCTGGAGAATCCCGCTTACATGGAGATCATGAAATCGGCGGAACTGGTGGTGCCTGATGGGACAGGCGTCGTGTGGGCTGCGGAATATTGTCGTGAACCCGTAGCGGAGCGTGTGGCCGGATTTGATCTTTTACATGAATTGCTGCGCCAAGGCGAAAGATATACCTGGAAGGTCTATCTGCTGGGCTCTACCCCGGAAGTGATTCACGAGACGTCTTCCCGGTTACAAACTCAGTATCCCGGGATCGTAATCTCGGGATATCATGATGGTTTTTTTGGACCCGACGACGACGAAAAGATTATTTCTGGAATTCTGGAGGCTCAGCCGGATCTGCTCTTTGTTGCCAGAGGCGCTGACAGCCAGGAACCTTGGATCGCCAAGTATAAATCCAGACTGAACATTCCGGTGATGATGGGGGTCGGAGGGAGCTTTGATGTGATCTCGGGCAAGACCAAACGGGCTCCCATTGCCTTCCAGAAACTTAGAGCGGAATGGTTATATCGTCTTCTTAAAGAACCGACACGCTATAAAAGAATGCTTGCGCTGCCGAAATTCGCAGTAAAAGTGATGCGTGAGAAAGATAAAGTGACAAAAGCTCAGTAA